CAGACTAAAACTGTGGCTGAAAGAAGGATTATTTTATAAAACCAAAGTTTATCAGACCTCCAGGTCTCTTTTTGTACTGGATGAAGCACTGATTTCAGAGAGGTATAAGTTTTTGCCGTTGTTTTATACAAGAAATTTTGATAAAACAAAAAATGAGGGTCTTGTGGTGGTAATTCCTGGCGGTGTTTCGCAGAAAAGAAGAGATTATTATTATATTTTCGAAACTATTCAGAAACTCAATACAGATCAATCCTGTAAATTTGTATTTCTTGGAAAAGCAAGCGGGCAAGAGTTAAAACAACTTGAAAACCTGTCTGAAAAACTTCCTGAAAATATTGAAATCACCTATTTTTCTGACAGAGTTTCTTACAAAGAATTTGAAAAATGGATGCAGAAAGCAGATGTTTTATGGTGCCCGATTCAGCAGGATACAGAGTTTTTCAGCATGAAAGAAACCTATGGACTGACTAAAATGACAGGAAACCTTGGTGATGCCATAGCATACGGGAAACTAGCTGTTTTTCCCAAGAATTATCCTTCAAAAATTGACTTTATTATTCCTGAAAAAGAAAATGCTTTTGAACAGTTAATGGTTCTTTCGGAGACTCCGTTTGACTTATATGCAGCATATGGAAGAAAAGAAGTCCAGAAAAAGCTGGAACAGTTTCTAATGAGTTTACTGTAGATATATTCTCTTTTCCCGTAAAATCACCTTATTTAATCTTAAATACGCTTTTAATAAACCTCATATTCAGATAGTCTTCAACCGGGAAAATCTTGGTGAAGTAATTTCCAATGTAGATCAGGATCAAAACAACTGTCGGTTTGTACATAAGATTAAGCAGATTGCTGTTGAAGTTCGGAAGAACGATTGCAACAGTAATGGCTAAAGTACAGATGATAGAGACAAAAATCATTTCAATAGTCAAAGGCGAAACTTTAAAGACAATATAATTGAAAACGATTTTTACAACATTATAAATCGTAAGGGAAATGGCTGTAGATAAAGCAATTCCGATTAGTTTCAGATCTGTATTTTTAATGAAATAATAGTTCAGTCCTATGGTTAATCCGGCCAGTAAAAGCATGACCAGAATATTGAATCTGTAATATTTTGAAAGTGAAATAATATTCCCGTTGAATCCTGTTGCAAGGTCTATCAATACTGCAGAACCCCAGATCCAGACTACAGGTTCATATTCTCTCAGCATGGTTCCGTTTTTTGGCATAAACTGTGTCAGGTAAGGAAAACCTACCATAATACAGGAAAATAAAACAGCGCCAAGGAAATATAAGGTTAAAGATGTTTTCTTATGAAATCTGTCCAGTTCTTCCATATCTCCGTCTGCCAGCGTTTTGTTGATAATAGGAGCCGAAATATTAAATAATCCAAGCTGTGGAATAGAAATCAATGAAATCAGAGCATATAAAACAGAGTAGATTCCTACTTCTTCCATCCCCATAAATTCACCAATCATAAAGCTGTTGATCGCCAGATAATTTCCAAAAGTTCCCAGAAATCCAAAGAAACTGTAATTAAAGAACTCTTTCCAGAAGTTATTTTTTTTGAAATAATCCGTATTAAAATCCAGCTGAATTTTTTCCAGTTTATTGGTATAATAAATATAACCTAAAAGCATTAAAAAGAAGATTCCAAAAAAGAAAATAAATGCAATATTCTGTGATGTACCAGCCGTAATATTCTGTGATAAAGCAAAGAAAAACAGACAGAATGCTCCCAGATTGGCTATCTTCGGAAACAGGTTATCAAAAATATTGGAAACCACAATTCTTTTATAATTGGAAGTGTATTTGTTGAAAATAGCACACAATGAGAGGATTAGAATCAGAGGAAGAATCATCTCCTTGATTTTCCATGCTTCTGAATGCCTGAATTTCGGGTAAAAATAGGGAAGTATAAAAAATACCACCGTGAAAATAATAAAGTTGATAAAAACAGTCAGTAAAGATAGTGACAGCATATTCTGCTTTTTACCATCTCTTTCCACTTTGTGAAAAAATTTCACATTCGAATAAGAAATACCCAACACAACAAAAGGAACGAGCATCTCGGCCGTTGGAAGAATGTAACGCAGCTTTCCGTAAAATTCAAAATCATTCGGAAATATGAATATTGCGGAAACGGTGCCCAGCAAAAAACCAATATAACCGATAATGGAATATTTGAAGCCTTGTCTCGCTACTACACTCATAAGTCGTTTTAAATGTTTTTAGGTATAAAAATAATATTGTTGATGTACTGAGTTTTATTTTTTTCGTCGTTTGTATTTTGTGTTAGGATATCTTCTGTAAGATTTTCCAGCGTAAAGCTGTTTCTGTTCAGATATCTGGCTTCGTATCCCCAGCTCATTACTTTGGATATTTCATTCCATATTGGTGTTTGGTGGTGTCTTTGTTCCATTTCGACCATTAAGGTCGGCTTGAACTGTCTGATAGTTTCTTTGGCTCCGGAAAGCGTCTTTATTTCGTTTCCTTCAACGTCTATTTTGATGAAATCAAGTCTGTTG
The nucleotide sequence above comes from Chryseobacterium sp. 7. Encoded proteins:
- a CDS encoding lipopolysaccharide biosynthesis protein → MSVVARQGFKYSIIGYIGFLLGTVSAIFIFPNDFEFYGKLRYILPTAEMLVPFVVLGISYSNVKFFHKVERDGKKQNMLSLSLLTVFINFIIFTVVFFILPYFYPKFRHSEAWKIKEMILPLILILSLCAIFNKYTSNYKRIVVSNIFDNLFPKIANLGAFCLFFFALSQNITAGTSQNIAFIFFFGIFFLMLLGYIYYTNKLEKIQLDFNTDYFKKNNFWKEFFNYSFFGFLGTFGNYLAINSFMIGEFMGMEEVGIYSVLYALISLISIPQLGLFNISAPIINKTLADGDMEELDRFHKKTSLTLYFLGAVLFSCIMVGFPYLTQFMPKNGTMLREYEPVVWIWGSAVLIDLATGFNGNIISLSKYYRFNILVMLLLAGLTIGLNYYFIKNTDLKLIGIALSTAISLTIYNVVKIVFNYIVFKVSPLTIEMIFVSIICTLAITVAIVLPNFNSNLLNLMYKPTVVLILIYIGNYFTKIFPVEDYLNMRFIKSVFKIK